The genomic stretch TTCCTGCCGGAAAACTGGGTGTGGAGAATATGTGACAGGTCAATATCAAAATGCATATGGGTAATGCTGCTGGCCCCACCTGTGAACAGCATCGGGAATTTTTTAACAAAGCCTTTCATGATATGCTCGGGCCAGGTAAAATCCTCCGCCAGTTCCGGGGCATGGTCAAAAATATTAAAGAGGAAGATCCGCCATCCGGCAGGTCCCTGGCTGATCATATCAATATATTCACCAAAGGTCTTGTAATCATCAGCCGTATTGATAGGCGTATAGGCGTCACTCTTTACGTTATTGTAGAGCGCAACCCGCTTGTCGCCCACTACCTGCTTAAAATATTCCCAGTTCCATTTTTCAAAAGCCGGCCATTCTTTAGCCAGGTTGGTGATCACCACCGGCTTCATAGGCGAGTAATAACGCTCCTGAAACGCAGAGCCGCTGATGGAATCTACCCGGTCAACAGGTTGTAAACGCATGAGGAGAATTTTGCGCAAATTTAATGTTAATTTCATCTTCTTCGTTCAGGCCCTGCCGGAATATAGTTATGGCTTGGTTATTACAGTAGTTCTTGGCAATTTTACACGCAAATTGGTTAACCGTATGTTGCTGCCCATCCATCCAGAAAATCCACAGCCCCGGAATATCCGGTCGGCCGTTGCCTCCCTGTCAAAGGGCGGGGTCATTATCTACCCTACCGATACTATCTATGGCCTGGGCTGTGATATCTTCCAGCACAAAGCCGTGGAGCGGATCTGCAGGATCAAGAATATTGATCCCCAGAAGGCGAACCTCTCGTTCATCTGTTCCGACCTCAGCGATCTGAGCCAGTACACCAAAAGCATTTCCACCCCGCTCTACCGCCTGCTGAAAAGTTACCTGCCCGGCCCCTATACCTTTATCCTGCCGGCCAGCAAGGAAGTGCCCAGGATCCTCAAGAGCCGCAAGGATACCATCGGCCTGCGGATCCCCGACAACCTGATTGCACGCGCTATTATCCAGGAACTGGGTCACCCCATCCTCAGCGCTTCCCTTCCCGGTGAAATGGTAGAGGAATATACCGACCCTGAGCTCATGCACCAGAAATTCGGCAAGCTGGTTGACCTGGTCATTGACGGGGGTATCGGCGGCATGACACCCTCCACCATTGTGGACTGCACCGGCGATGAGCCGGTAGTCACCAGGCAGGGCGCCGGAGAATTCATTCAGCAGTAAACCCCATCAATAATATGACCGAGACCATTTCAGCATACGAACAGTTCTTCCCTGCCTCCTGCACTTTCGAAACGCCCCGCGTGATCCTGCGTTTACTGGAGCCGGAAGACTATGACCAGTTCCTTCCCCTGGCAGCAGCCAAAGACACCTGGACCTATTTTGTCAAAGACCTCAGCGATCCGCATGCCCTGCAAAACTGGGTGTACCAGGCACTGCAGGAAAGAGCGCAGCACAAACGCATGCCCTTTACCATCATTGACCGGGATACCCGCCAGGTATGCGGCAGCACCAGCTTCGGCAATATTTCTTTTTATGATCAACGGATAGAGATCGGCTGGAGCTGGCTGGGCCCGGACTACCGGGGCATGGGTGTTAACCGGCATGCCAAATTCGCCCTGCTCAGCTATGCCTTTGAAGTGATGAAAATGGAGCGGGTGGAAGTCAAGACAGATAGCCTGAATGAGCGGGCCAAAGCAGCCCTGCTGAAAGTAGGGCTGATACCCGAAGGCGTATTGCGCAGCCATATGCTGATGCAGCACGGCCGCCGAAGGGACTCCGCTTATTTCAGCCTGCTGCGCTCCGAATGGAAGGAAAGGAAAGAATCCTTTTTCCCGGACCTCTTGTAACATCCTGCCGGCATCAGGAAGCGCAGCCCCTGGTTCGTCCCAAAATGTCTTTCATAAAAAAGCCCCCGCAGACTGCGGGGGCTTTACCATTTATACTAACCTTATAGGGTGCGTATTAAGAACGGGGCCGGCCGTTGTTCTTATAATGATAGATCCTGTGGCTGGCCATGCGCTGGTCCTTTTTCAGTTCCTTGCGCTCACGGCGGCTGAGGCGGCCATCATTGCATTTGTATTGCCTGGCCTTCTGGTGGATCTTATGCTGGTCGCGGTTCAGGCGATGCGCTTCTGCTTTGGTCAGGTCTCCCTTCTTAACACCTTCGTGTATCCTTGCACGCTGATGAGCGGATTTATCACGAACAGACTGAGCATTCACGCTGCTGATACCTACTCCGATAAGAAGTGCTACGGTAAGAATAAAACTCGCTTTCATGGTTTTTAATTTTTGCGTTAGTAATAAGAGCCGTTATTAATCAGACGCAATACAGGAAGCGGAGTTTAATGGGACCGGTCCCGGAAAATGTTATAAAAATGATAATCCCTACGGCACTATCTTCCACTGGCCATTGTAGCTGACTTCAATCCTGGACAGGTACCAGGATCTTCCCTTGTCCTTATTGCCCTGGAAGAAGAGATAATGTTTGCCATCCTTAGCTTTAAAAATATCCGGATGCCCGGATTCACTTTCATTCCATTCACCAGGCGCGCCACTGGGCAGGAAGGGCGCCGTGGTCACTCTATCCCACCGGATCCCATCTTTACTCCTGGCCAGCCCAATCTGCTGCGGCTCATTATTGTAACCACCGGCATAGAACATGTAGAGGTATTTTCCTTTCTGAATGCAGGTAGCGGCTTCTATACATTGTTTTTCCCAGGGCAGTTCGGGCTTCAGGATGGAACTATCCACCAACTGCGTCCATTCATCCCTGTTAAAGCTGGTCCTGGTGGAAGCGGTAGCAGCAACACCCTGCATCTGTACTTTGAATGCAGTATCCCTGGTAGCGAAGTATAAGAAATATCGGTTCTTAAATTCCACGACTTCTGCATCAATGGCCCGGCCACAGGTCCAGTTGCCGGTGGGATGGAAGATGGGATTGGTGGGGTTGCGGGTGAAGTTGATGCCGTCTTCAGACCAGGCATGGCAGATAGCATCCTTGCGACCATTACCATAGGTCTGGTAGAACAGCTGCACTTTCCCATCCTTGAGGATAGCGCCGGGAGCGCAGAGGCCATTCTTTTCGTAATCGGCGGCGGGCTGGATAACGCCCACTTTTTTCCAGTTGGTAAGATCCTGGCTGGCGGCAATGCCGATGCTCCATTGCTGGTTGTCGCGACCGGGAACAGAATAATACATCAGGTACTGCCCTTTGAAGTAAAGCAACTTGGGGTCTTTGGCGATGGGCCTGGCGATTACGCCGGAATCACTGAAATACATTTGAGGCAGGGATTGGGCAGCAGCAGAAAAGCTGACGAGGAGTAACAATGAAAATAAGGATCGCATGTGAACAGCAATTTTATTTTCAAGATAGCCCTTTATGCTTACAATTCAAGTTCCAGCTGCGAAGGCAGACACTGGAAGGACTTACGGTGGAAGGGGCTGAGGCCGTGGGTGGCAATGGCCCGGCGATGGGCCACCGTTCCGTAGCCCTTGTTGCTGTCCCAACAGTAATGGGGAAAATTGTTGTGCAGCTCCTTCATGTAATCATCCCGGTAGGTCTTGGCCAGGATGCTGGCGGCTGCAATGGATGCATAGATCCCGTCCCCTTTGATAATACATTCATGCCGGAGTTGTTTATACGGTATGAAGCGGTTACCGTCAATGAGCAGCAACTGGGGCGCCGTGACCAGTTTGTCCACTGCCAGGTGCATGGCTTTAAAGGAAGCCTTGAGGATATTGATGCTATCAATCTCTTCATGGTCCACCATGGCTACAGCGAAACTGAGGGCATTGGCTTCTATGAAGGGGCGGAGTTCGTAGCGGTGCTCTTCTGTCACTTGTTTGGAGTCATTGAGCAGGGGATGGTAGAAATCACGGGGAAGAATGACGGCGGCAGCCGCTACGGGACCGGCGAGGCAACCGCGACCGGCTTCATCGCATCCCGCTTCAATCAATTCGTCCTGGTGAAAGTTCTTCAGCACTACGCTACAAGTTTGACTCAAAAATAAGGGACCTTTCCTTTCTTACAGGAGAATTTTACCCACAGGTCAGGGCTTTTAAAAACTTTTGGACGAACCAATGGACCCGCAGACAGGTAGCCAATTGCAGCAAGTTTTTAAGCGGTAAGCGGCTTCTCCCAAACTTTCCTTTCCTTTGCACCGTTTTCCATGGAAGTAATTGGTTATATCATTGCCGTATTAATTGGCATCTCGCTCGGTCTTGTAGGCGGCGGGGGGTCCATTATTACCGTGCCCGTACTGGTATACCTGATGGATGTGGACCCGGTAATGGCCACCACCTATTCCCTGTTTGTGGTGGGCAGCTGCAGCCTGGTGGGCTCAGTACGGGCTTACCGCAAGGGACAGATCGAATTCCCGGTGGTCTTTGTGTTTGGCGGCGCATCCATGTTATCTGTCTTTATTACCAGGCATTTCCTGCTGCCCGTTATACCGGAACATATTATCACGATCGGTTCCATGGTCATTACCCGTGGACGCTTCCTGATGGTGCTGTTTGCCTGCCTTATGCTGGTGACTTCCGCTTCCATGATCCGCTCCGGCAAGAGACCTTCCATGCAGGTGGTGGGCAGTGAAGCGGAAGGACGCAATATGCTGCCGCTGCTGCTGCAGGGCATCGGCGTGGGCATGGTGACCGGTCTGCTGGGCGCAGGCGGCGGCTTCCTCATCATCCCGGCCCTGGTGCTTTTTGGTAAGGTAGCGATGAAAACCGCCGTTGGCTCTTCGCTGACCATCATGACCTTCAGCTCCCTCTTTGGCTTCTTCAGTACAGCCGCTTTGCACACCCTCAACTGGACCCTGCTGCTTTCTTTTTCCGCTATCGCCGTGGGCGGCATTTTTATCGGCTCCGCCCTGTCCGACAAGATCTCCGGCGCCTCCCTTAAAAAAGGGTTTGGCTGGTTTGTGTTTTTGATGGGACTGGCGGTGTTGCTGAGAGAAATACTACCTTTGCCCCCGCTATGAATACAATGTCGTTGCAGCAGCGTGGCGATCGCGCCGTAGCCAACTGGATCCTGATAGGTGTTGGCATGTTACTGATCCAGGTAGTACTCGGCGGTATCACCCGCCTGACCGGTTCCGGCCTTTCCATCACTGAATGGAATGTAATAACGGGCGCCCTGCCTCCGCTCAACGAACAGCAATGGCTGGAAGAATTCAACAAATACCAGCAAACGCCGCAGTTCCAGCTCCTCAATACAGAATTCAATCTCGCCGATTTCAAATTCATCTTTTTCTGGGAATGGTTCCACCGCTTCTGGGCCCGGCTCATTGGTGTGGTCTTCGTAGTAGGCTTTGTATACCTGCTTGTTAAAAGTTACCTGAAAAAGGAAATGATCAATCCGCTCCTGATCCTTTTCCTGTTCGGCGCCTTCCAGGGCGCCATCGGCTGGATCATGGTGGCCAGCGGCCTCACCGGCGATGCCGTGTATGTAAAGCCCACCCGGCTGGCCATGCACTTTATATTTGCCCTGCTCCTGATCTGTTATGCCTTCTGGTTCGCCCTGCAGCTACGGGTGCCGGTCACAGAAAAAATAAAAAATTATCCTCTCCGCAAATGGACCGGCTGGATCAGTGCTATTCTGCTGGTACAGCTGATCTTTGGCGCCCTCATGGCTGGTCATAAAGCCGCTATCACCGCACCAACCTGGCCTACCATTAATGGCAGCTGGGTGCCGGAAGTCATGCTGGGCCATAGTCCCACCCTGATCAATTTTATCGAGAACAGGATCACTATCCATTTTATACACCGGGGCCTGGCTTACCTCCTGCTGGCGCTGACCATTGTGTATGCCGTCAAATGTTACAAGGCAACCGCCATCAGCAATACTTTCCGGAAAGCCAGGCTCTACCCTATCCTGCTGATCAGCCTCCAGGTCCTGCTGGGGATTTTTTCCCTGCTTGCCGCACCCGGTATTGTCCCCAACAAATGGGGCCTGTTTGAGTGGATAGCCCAGCTGCACCAGGTGGTTGGTATGCTGCTCCTGTTAAGTATGACAGCAATGCTGTACCTGCTGCCGGGCAAACCATTATTTCCCCGGGCATAATTCTTCCGCTGCTGTGGCGTTTTAGTGTAAATTGGCGTAAAAGACCGGTAACCTCCGGCCTCGCTTTTACCGATGACTCCATTTCTCAAAGGACTATATTGCTCATTCCCGGTGCAGTTGTGTTTACTGCATCTCAAAAAGTTTCAGGCGCTGCTGATCTTCTGGTTTGTCCTGTTCAGCACCCTCAACGGCAGCTTCATGAAAAGCTTTGGCGCCGACTCGCTCTACCTGGCGCCCGAATACCTCGGTAATGTCAATGCCCTCAGCACCGCCCTGGTAGGCGCTACCATCGGCATTTTCATCATGAGCTGGAATATCACCACCTTCATTTTGTTCAGCAGGCATTTCCGTTTCCTGGCCACCACTTCCAGACCCTTTCTTAAATACTGCATCAACAATGCCGTTATACCGCTGATCTTTGTGGTTTTCTACCTGGTCAAAATGGCCGGCTTCGCCAGCGAAAAGGAATTGATGAGCGGCGGCCAGGTGCTGCTGCTGATCCTGGGCTTCCTGGCCGGACTGATCCTGGTGATCGCCATCAGCCTGCTATATTTTTTCCGGGCCGATAAAACCATTATCCGGCGCCTCACTCCCGTGATCAGCAACCCCCAGCTTTTTAAAGCCCAGTTCAAAAAAGGGCAGACAAGAGTGTCCGATAGCCGGCTGGTAAAAGTGGAATGGTACCTCAATTCCCTGTTCAGCGTCAAAAAAGTGCGCGATGTATCGCATTACAGCCGGGAGTTCATTGAAACGATCTTCAGCAGGCACCACTTCTCTGCTGTGCTGTCCATTTTTGTGGCGTTCATTGTGCTGATCGTAATGGGCTTCTGGCTGGACAATCCCCTGTTCCAGGCCCCTGCTGCGGCCGGCATTACCTTGTTCTTCGCTATCCTGATAGCGGTCTCCGGCGCTTTCTCCTATTTCCTGCAAAGCTGGAGCATCCCCGCCATGGTGCTGCTTTTCTTTGTCCTGAACCTCCTGTACCTCTACAATGTTATTGACCCCAGCAATAAAGCCTACGGTCTTAATTATACCAATAAACAGGAACGACCGGTATACAGCCAGGATTCCATCATGGCGCTTTGTACACCGGAAAAAATTGAACGGGATAAACAGGTGATGGTTTCCATCCTGGAACGCTGGAAGAAAAAACAACCGGAAAGTAAACCCGTTCTCTTCCTTATTAATACCAGCGGCGGCGGCAACCGCAGCGCCACGTTCACGATGAATGTGCTGCAGCGACTGGACAGCCTCTGCCAGGGCCAGCTAATGAACAAGACCTTCCTGATCACCGGCGCTTCCGGCGGCATGCTGGGCGCCGCTTACTTCCGGCAACTGTCGGCCGAAAAGGACAAGGGCAAACCGATCCGGCTCCAGGATAAACAATATGTGGAAGATATTTCCGGCGACCTGCTCAACTCGCTCTTCACTTCTTTTGTGGCGCGCGACCTGGCCTCACCCGCACAGAAATTCAGCGTGGGCAATTATCAATACATCAAGGACCGTGGTTATGCTTTTGAGGAAAAGCTGAACAGCAATACCCGCGGCCTGCTGAATATCCGCCTCAAAGACCTGGTGGAGGATGAGCAGTATGCACGCATACCACTCATGCTGTTCAACTCAGTGATCACCCGCGACGGCCGCAAGATGATCATCAGCACCCAGCCTGTCAGTCACCTCATGCGCCCTGTGTACGATACCAGCCAGGAGGGTGATACCGAACCCGACGCCCTGGACTACCAGGCCCTGTTCCACCGGCAGGATCCCCTGAATCTGCGTGTACTCACCGCTCTCCGCATGAATGCAACTTTCCCCTATGTGCTGCCCAATGTATGGCTGCCCACCAAACCCGTGATAGATGTGATGGATGCAGGACTGCGCGATAATTACGGCCAGGAAACAGCCACCCGCTTTCTGCAGGTGTTTGAAGAATGGATACGGGAAAATACCAGCGGCGTAGTACTGATCCAGATCCGCGACCGCAAAGCAGGCGGCTGGGAACATCCGTTTGAATCCGAAGCCATCACGGATATTGCTACTAAACCCATGCTACTGCTGCAGTATAACTGGTATAAAATGCAGGAATATAACCAAGGCGAACAACTGAGCCTTTCACAGGAGCTGATGGATGGCAAACTGCAACGCCTTTCTTTCCAGTATATCCCCAAAAAAGAAGAAGCCCGCGCCACCCTCAATTTCCATCTTTCCAAAAGAGAAAGACAGGATATTGCCGAAGCACTGGACAGCGAGCAGAACCGCCGGCTGTTCCATCATTTCCGGCAACTCCTGTCGCCCGCCGGAAAAGTCGTTGCTAAGCAGGGTGAATAAGCCTGAAATGTTTGGGCAGTACTTTAATATCCAGCTGGGGGATGCTGTCCCTGGGCTCCCCATCAATATGCAGGGGCGCATGATCCGTATTGGAAATGGTCAGTTCCTGCGTCTGGAAATAAATGACCGGTGAACGCAGGGAGTTTTCGATCCGCTTCAGCTTGCCGGCCAATACCTGCCTCATAACGTTCAGCAACAGGAGCGGTTTGGCAATTTTCTTAACGATCACTACATCCAGCAAACCGTCCGACAGATCAGCCTTGGGAGCTATGGTGAAATTATTCCCGAATTGATTGCTGTTGGCGATACTGATGAAAAAAGCTTCGGTATTAAAAGCGATCTTATTGGCATTGACCAGGAAGGGATAGGACCGGGCCGAGAAAAAATTACGGGTGGTCAGCGAAGCATAGGTGGCCAGTCCCCGTTTGGGCTGTACCGCAAACTCATGCGCCACCTGCGCATCAAAGCCCAGGCCGCAAAGCATACAGGCAAACTGCTCATTCACCATGAATCCATCTATCAGCACAGGCTTACCGGTAAAAACAATCTCCAGTGCTTTTGCGCTGGCCTTGGGAATACCTGCCGCAAAAGCCAGCCCGTTTCCGGAGCCCATGGGCACAATCCCAAAATTGACCGGGCAGCCGGCCAGGGAATGCACCACCTGGTTCACAGAACCATCACCGCCACAGATAACAATATCTGTAATACCTTCTTCCGCT from Candidatus Pseudobacter hemicellulosilyticus encodes the following:
- a CDS encoding cupin-like domain-containing protein, coding for MRLQPVDRVDSISGSAFQERYYSPMKPVVITNLAKEWPAFEKWNWEYFKQVVGDKRVALYNNVKSDAYTPINTADDYKTFGEYIDMISQGPAGWRIFLFNIFDHAPELAEDFTWPEHIMKGFVKKFPMLFTGGASSITHMHFDIDLSHILHTQFSGRKKVLLFPYEEQHKLYRKPFEVLSMADFSNYYLESGKLDYQQYPAVKLAQGYEVVLNHGDTLFMPAGYWHHMEYLDSGFAMSLRALQNSVGGKLKGAWNLFGMRGIDTLMKRTAPRWWYDYKREKVFKAAGKEMLLMESR
- a CDS encoding L-threonylcarbamoyladenylate synthase, with translation MLLPIHPENPQPRNIRSAVASLSKGGVIIYPTDTIYGLGCDIFQHKAVERICRIKNIDPQKANLSFICSDLSDLSQYTKSISTPLYRLLKSYLPGPYTFILPASKEVPRILKSRKDTIGLRIPDNLIARAIIQELGHPILSASLPGEMVEEYTDPELMHQKFGKLVDLVIDGGIGGMTPSTIVDCTGDEPVVTRQGAGEFIQQ
- a CDS encoding GNAT family protein — its product is MTETISAYEQFFPASCTFETPRVILRLLEPEDYDQFLPLAAAKDTWTYFVKDLSDPHALQNWVYQALQERAQHKRMPFTIIDRDTRQVCGSTSFGNISFYDQRIEIGWSWLGPDYRGMGVNRHAKFALLSYAFEVMKMERVEVKTDSLNERAKAALLKVGLIPEGVLRSHMLMQHGRRRDSAYFSLLRSEWKERKESFFPDLL
- a CDS encoding family 43 glycosylhydrolase, whose product is MRSLFSLLLLVSFSAAAQSLPQMYFSDSGVIARPIAKDPKLLYFKGQYLMYYSVPGRDNQQWSIGIAASQDLTNWKKVGVIQPAADYEKNGLCAPGAILKDGKVQLFYQTYGNGRKDAICHAWSEDGINFTRNPTNPIFHPTGNWTCGRAIDAEVVEFKNRYFLYFATRDTAFKVQMQGVAATASTRTSFNRDEWTQLVDSSILKPELPWEKQCIEAATCIQKGKYLYMFYAGGYNNEPQQIGLARSKDGIRWDRVTTAPFLPSGAPGEWNESESGHPDIFKAKDGKHYLFFQGNKDKGRSWYLSRIEVSYNGQWKIVP
- a CDS encoding ribonuclease HII, with the translated sequence MLKNFHQDELIEAGCDEAGRGCLAGPVAAAAVILPRDFYHPLLNDSKQVTEEHRYELRPFIEANALSFAVAMVDHEEIDSINILKASFKAMHLAVDKLVTAPQLLLIDGNRFIPYKQLRHECIIKGDGIYASIAAASILAKTYRDDYMKELHNNFPHYCWDSNKGYGTVAHRRAIATHGLSPFHRKSFQCLPSQLELEL
- a CDS encoding sulfite exporter TauE/SafE family protein: MEVIGYIIAVLIGISLGLVGGGGSIITVPVLVYLMDVDPVMATTYSLFVVGSCSLVGSVRAYRKGQIEFPVVFVFGGASMLSVFITRHFLLPVIPEHIITIGSMVITRGRFLMVLFACLMLVTSASMIRSGKRPSMQVVGSEAEGRNMLPLLLQGIGVGMVTGLLGAGGGFLIIPALVLFGKVAMKTAVGSSLTIMTFSSLFGFFSTAALHTLNWTLLLSFSAIAVGGIFIGSALSDKISGASLKKGFGWFVFLMGLAVLLREILPLPPL
- a CDS encoding COX15/CtaA family protein; protein product: MNTMSLQQRGDRAVANWILIGVGMLLIQVVLGGITRLTGSGLSITEWNVITGALPPLNEQQWLEEFNKYQQTPQFQLLNTEFNLADFKFIFFWEWFHRFWARLIGVVFVVGFVYLLVKSYLKKEMINPLLILFLFGAFQGAIGWIMVASGLTGDAVYVKPTRLAMHFIFALLLICYAFWFALQLRVPVTEKIKNYPLRKWTGWISAILLVQLIFGALMAGHKAAITAPTWPTINGSWVPEVMLGHSPTLINFIENRITIHFIHRGLAYLLLALTIVYAVKCYKATAISNTFRKARLYPILLISLQVLLGIFSLLAAPGIVPNKWGLFEWIAQLHQVVGMLLLLSMTAMLYLLPGKPLFPRA
- a CDS encoding YegS/Rv2252/BmrU family lipid kinase gives rise to the protein MTRKIIYLINPISGTRGKGNLTALVTKRTAEVGIPFEILPTEASGDYRFLQQRIAEEGITDIVICGGDGSVNQVVHSLAGCPVNFGIVPMGSGNGLAFAAGIPKASAKALEIVFTGKPVLIDGFMVNEQFACMLCGLGFDAQVAHEFAVQPKRGLATYASLTTRNFFSARSYPFLVNANKIAFNTEAFFISIANSNQFGNNFTIAPKADLSDGLLDVVIVKKIAKPLLLLNVMRQVLAGKLKRIENSLRSPVIYFQTQELTISNTDHAPLHIDGEPRDSIPQLDIKVLPKHFRLIHPA